From one Misgurnus anguillicaudatus chromosome 2, ASM2758022v2, whole genome shotgun sequence genomic stretch:
- the odf3l2a gene encoding outer dense fiber protein 3-like protein 2a → MSHYLCLFMPTGPGPGRYALPPTIGYINHDYTKPSSPAYSFHSRMSSNMVSVDSSPGPRYLIDAKVTRFGRDGTPSYSMLGRNKKAGETFQTPGPGAYSPEKAPPLNLHTRPPSYTMAFRTRYRTVDAVPGPNRYTLPNLIGSHVPHKPSSASFTMSARRKTGGPSEDLSMTPGPGRYNSTDPSVFLNRQPSFSIQSRPYIPTDATRKPGPGTHSPEKVMTHLPRAPSFSLGVRHSEFVTPLIVHVSD, encoded by the exons ATGTCTCACtacttgtgtttgtttatgccCACAGGGCCCGGGCCTGGGCGCTATGCTCTTCCGCCCACTATCGGTTACATAAACCATGACTACACCAAACCAAGCAGCCCGGCCTATTCCTTTCACAGCCGCATGAGCAGCAACA TGGTGTCTGTTGACTCCAGTCCGGGTCCTCGGTATCTCATAGATGCCAAAGTGACACGCTTTGGAAGAGATGGTACTCCGTCGTACTCCATGCTTGGAAGAAACAAGAAGGCAG GTGAAACATTTCAGACTCCTGGACCAGGAGCTTACAGCCCTGAGAAAGCTCCACCTTTAAACTTGCACACCAGACCTCCATCTTACACCATGGCGTTTCGTACACGCTACCGCACTGTGGATGCTGTACCTGGCCCCAACCGCTACACCTTGCCCAATCTCATTGGCTCCCACGTCCCCCACAAACCGTCTAGCGCCAGCTTCACGATGTCAGCACGCAGGAAAACAGGAGGACCATCAGAAGACCTGTCCATGACCCCAGGACCTGGCCGTTACAACAGCACAGACCCAAGTGTTTTTCTGAACAGACAGCCATCATTCTCCATACAAAGCCGTCCTTATATTCCTACCGATGCCACTCGGAAGCCTGGCCCAGGTACACACAGCCCGGAGAAGGTGATGACACACCTGCCACGTGCACCATCTTTCTCTCTTGGTGTTCGGCACTCAGAGTTTGTGACACCACTGATCGTTCATGTTTCAGACTGA